Proteins encoded within one genomic window of Bos mutus isolate GX-2022 chromosome 9, NWIPB_WYAK_1.1, whole genome shotgun sequence:
- the LOC102282411 gene encoding L-lactate dehydrogenase A-like 6B, translating to MSWTVGILRASQRAGTVRANFLCLGMAPSPCPPAATPLGGAWAVAPASKMATVKCELMKNFTSEEPVRNSKISIVGTGSVGMACAISILLKGLSDELALVDVDEGRLKGETMDLQHGSLFVKMPNIVSSRDYVVTANSNLVIITAGARQEKGETRLNLVQRNVAIFKLMMSSIVQYSPRCKLIVVSNPVDILTYVAWKLSAFPQNRVIGSGCNLDTARFRFLIGQRLSIHSESCHGWILGEHGDSSVPVWSGVNIAGVPLKELNLDIGTDKDPEQWKNVHKDVVASAYEIIKMKGYTSWAIGLSVADLTESILKNLRRVHPVSTRIKGLYGINEEVFLSVPCILGESGITDLIKVKLAPEEEARLQKSAKTLWDIQKELKF from the coding sequence ATGAGCTGGACTGTGGGAATCCTGCGGGCCAGCCAGAGAGCGGGCACTGTGAGGGCGAATTTCCTGTGCCTGGGAATGGCCCCAAGCCCCTGCCCGCCGGCAGCCACCCCCCTCGGGGGCGCCTGGGCCGTGGCCCCCGCGTCCAAGATGGCGACGGTCAAGTGTGAGCTGATGAAGAATTTCACTTCAGAGGAGCCTGTTCGCAACAGTAAGATCTCTATCGTAGGAACCGGATCGGTTGGCATGGCCTGTGCTATCAGCATCCTGTTAAAAGGCTTGAGCGATGAACTCGCCCTGGTGGATGTTGATGAAGGCCGACTGAAGGGTGAGACAATGGATCTTCAGCATGGCAGCCTTTTCGTGAAAATGCCAAACATTGTTTCCAGCAGAGATTACGTTGTCACTGCAAACTCCAACCTCGTGATTATCACGGCAGGTGCACGCCAGGAAAAAGGAGAAACACGCCTTAATTTAGTCCAGCGAAATGTGGCCATCTTTAAATTAATGATGTCCAGTATTGTTCAGTACAGTCCGCGCTGCAAACTGATTGTGGTTTCCAATCCGGTGGATATCTTGACGTACGTAGCCTGGAAGTTGAGTGCCTTTCCCCAAAACCGTGTTATTGGAAGTGGTTGTAATCTGGACACTGCCCGTTTCCGTTTCTTGATTGGGCAAAGGCTTAGTatccattctgaaagctgtcatGGGTGGATCCTTGGAGAGCACGGAGACTCGAGTGTTCCTGTGTGGAGTGGAGTGAACATTGCAGGTGTCCCTCTGAAGGAACTGAACTTAGATATAGGAACTGATAAAGATCCGGAGCAGTGGAAAAATGTTCACAAAGATGTGGTTGCTAGTGCCTATGAGATTATTAAAATGAAAGGTTATACTTCTTGGGCCATTGGCCTGTCTGTAGCTGACCTAACAGAAAGTATTTTGAAGAATCTTAGGAGAGTGCATCCAGTTTCCACCAGAATTAAGGGTCTCTATGGAATAAATGAAGAAGTATTCCTCAGTGTTCCTTGTATCCTGGGGGAGAGTGGTATTACTGACCTTATAAAAGTAAAGTTGGCCCCTGAAGAAGAGGCTCGTCTGCAGAAGAGTGCAAAAACACTTTGGGATATTCAAAAGGAGCTTAAGTTTTAA